Within the Ensifer canadensis genome, the region CACTGCCGCTGCCCGCAAATCTGCGTCCGGCGACGACGCGCGAAAATGACTTGGCCTAATTACTTGGCCTGCAGGTTGTCTGCAGAAGACTTGCCGGTCTTGCGGTCGCGCGTCAGCTCGTAGCTGATCTGCTGACCTTCGTTGAGGCCGGAAAGGCCTGCGCGCTGAACGGCCGAAATGTGAACGAACACGTCCGGGCTGCCGTCGTCAGGCTGGATGAAGCCGAAACCCTTGGTGCTGTTGAACCACTTTACTGTGCCTGTAGCCATGACGATTCCCTTTCAATCGCTCGTAATAGACATTTCCGGAAAAAACCTCCGGATCAGGATAACCGATTTTGAAGAGGGAAGTCCGTCTCTCACGCGCTTAGGGCGCCGACACAAAGTTCGTCAGCAATATCGATTTCCGCCAAATAGGAGCTGAATGTGACGATTGCAAGGCTTTGTTCGCCCATGTCTGGACGGGTTGAGCGGCTATGCACATGTGCGTGTTCATCGCGGTGCAACGGTGGCGAATAGCGCCATGGTTTTGAGGCAAAATAGAAGGAAAACTGGTGCTGCTAGAGAGATTTGAACTCTCGGCCTCTCCCTTACCAAGGGAGTGCTCTACCCCTGAGCTATAGCAGCATCTCGCGGCCGGTTCGTTGACAAGCCGCATCAAGCGAGGCGCCTATTGCCATAGCTGGACGGGGAGCGCAAGCCGCATTTCGAAGTTTTCGCTGTTGTTCCGTGAGAAAATCGGTTTCGGCTTCCGAAGCCCCTGCTTTTGCGCTAAAGCATCGCCCATGCAAACAGACGACAAGAAAAGCGCCAAGGGCGAGGTTTCGCCGCAGGAGCAGCAGGCGACTGCGCCGACGCGCAAGAAGAAAGATACGACCGAGTCGGATCTGAGAAAGGCGCGCCTTGCCAAGACCCTGCGCGACAATCTCCAGCGCCGTAAACAGCAGATGCGCGCGCGCCGTTCCGGCGCCCCCGACGAAGCGATTGGTCTGCCTGCCGCAAAAACGGACGAATCCGAAGATTAGTACGACGAGGGAGGGGCTGCCGTTCGGCATTCCCCCACGCATGCAGGCGTCTGCCTTGCGTTCAAGGCACTTCTAATTTCGCGGCGTCTCCACTAAAGAGGCGCCTTCAGACACACTTCATTTTTTTGGAAAGGCGGGCCAAGCCCGTTCGAGAGGCCTCATGGATCGCATCAGGATTGTAGGCGGGAATGAACTTCACGGGGTCATCCCGATCTCCGGCGCGAAGAATGCGGCCCTGCCGCTGATGATCGCATCGCTTTTGACCGATGACACGCTGACGCTGGAAAACGTTCCGCATCTGGCCGACGTCGAGCAGCTGATCCGCATCCTCGGCAACCATGGCGTCGATATCTCGGTCAACGGCCGGCGCGAGCGCCAGGGCGAAAGCTACGCCCGCACGATCCATTTCACCTGCCGCAACATCGTCGACACCACCGCGCCTTATGAGCTGGTGTCGAAGATGCGCGCAAGCTTCTGGGTCATTGGCCCGCTGCTCGCACGCGAAGGCAAGGCCCGCGTGTCGCTGCCGGGCGGTTGCGCCATCGGCACGCGCCCGGTCGATCTGTTCATCGAGGGTCTTCAGGCGCTGAGCGCCAACATCGAGATCGACAGCGGCTACGTTAACGCGACGGCGCCGGCAGGTGGCCTGATCGGTGCCCGCTACACCTTCCCGAAGGTTTCCGTCGGTGCCACCCACGTGCTGATGATGGCGGCGACGCTCGCCAACGGCACCACCGTGCTCGGCAACGCCGCGCGCGAGCCCGAAGTCGTCGACCTAGCCAATTGCCTGAACGCCATGGGCGCCAAGATCACCGGCCAGGGCACGGCGACGATCACCATCGAGGGCGTGCGCTCGCTGTCCGGCGCGCGTCACCGCGTGCTGCCCGACCGTATCGAGACCGGCACCTACGCCATGGCCGTTGCCATGACCGGCGGCGACGTCATCCTCGAAGACACGGATATGGCGCTGCTTGACACCGCACTCGAGGCGATCCGCCGGGCCGGCGCTGAAATCACGCCGACCAACAGCGGCATCCGCGTCGTGCGCAATGGCGCCGGCATCAAGCCGGTCGATATCGTCACCGATCCGTTCCCCGGATTCCCGACCGACCTGCAGGCGCAGTTCATGGGTCTGATGACCAAGTCGAACGGCGTTTCGCACATCACCGAGACGATCTTCGAAAACCGTTTCATGCACGTGCAGGAACTGGCGCGCCTCGGCGCCAAGATCTCGCTGTCGGGCCAGACGGCCAAGATCGAGGGCGTCAGCCGGCTGAAGGGCGCCCCCGTGATGGCGACCGACCTGCGCGCCTCGGTGTCGCTGGTCATCGCCGGTCTTGCGGCGGAAGGCGAAACCATGGTGTCGCGCGTCTACCATCTCGACCGCGGTTTCGAGCGGCTGGAAGAAAAGCTCACCCGTTGCGGCGCTCACGTCGAGCGTGTCAGCGACTGATTTTAGCCGTCGCGCCTGATGCCGTTGCGGTTTCAGGCGCGACGTCCTATGTCCATTTCAATTGTGGCACGCAAAATGTGCGACGAAAGCGAAAGGAATGGATCGCATGGATGGTCTGAAGCTGCTGGCGCTCGATGAAGAGGACCTGGCCGTCGTCTCCGCCCACGTCCAGGATGCCGTGTTCAAGGTTTCCGGACTGGAATACGACGCACGCCGCAAGCAGTTTTCGCTCATCGTCAACCGGTTCGTCTGGGAGATGGCCGACGGCAAGCGGCGTTCGTTCGAGCGCCGGCGCGCCGTGCTCCTGTTCAAGCGGGTGAGCGCCGTGCGCTCGCTTGGCTTCGACCGCCGCAACGGCGAGGCCGTGCTCGATCTGCTGGCGGTGACGTTCACGGTCGCCGGCGAGGGGCCGGAAGGCGCCGTCGAACTGGTGCTTGCCGGCGAAGCTTCGATCGCCCTTGATGTGGAATGCATCGAGGTGCAGCTTGCGGATACCGGCGGAGCATGGGAAACCGCTTTCAAGCCCCGGCATCCCGAAGGCGTTTGAAACCCGCGACACAGGCATACCACAAGGACATTTTGCGTTGGCAATCAGGCTGAACTATCTCGACGGTAACTTCGAACAGCAGTTCGCGGCATTCCTGACCACCAAGCGCGAAGTTTCCGAGGACGTCAACGCCGCGGTCAAGGCGATCATCGACGATGTTCGCCTGCGCGGCGACGAGGCGGTGGCGGAATATTCCGCCCGCTTCGACGGCATCGACTTTGCAACGACCCCGATGGCCGTCAGCGCCGAGGAAATCGATGCGGCGATCCAGGCCGTTG harbors:
- a CDS encoding DUF2948 family protein, coding for MDGLKLLALDEEDLAVVSAHVQDAVFKVSGLEYDARRKQFSLIVNRFVWEMADGKRRSFERRRAVLLFKRVSAVRSLGFDRRNGEAVLDLLAVTFTVAGEGPEGAVELVLAGEASIALDVECIEVQLADTGGAWETAFKPRHPEGV
- the murA gene encoding UDP-N-acetylglucosamine 1-carboxyvinyltransferase gives rise to the protein MDRIRIVGGNELHGVIPISGAKNAALPLMIASLLTDDTLTLENVPHLADVEQLIRILGNHGVDISVNGRRERQGESYARTIHFTCRNIVDTTAPYELVSKMRASFWVIGPLLAREGKARVSLPGGCAIGTRPVDLFIEGLQALSANIEIDSGYVNATAPAGGLIGARYTFPKVSVGATHVLMMAATLANGTTVLGNAAREPEVVDLANCLNAMGAKITGQGTATITIEGVRSLSGARHRVLPDRIETGTYAMAVAMTGGDVILEDTDMALLDTALEAIRRAGAEITPTNSGIRVVRNGAGIKPVDIVTDPFPGFPTDLQAQFMGLMTKSNGVSHITETIFENRFMHVQELARLGAKISLSGQTAKIEGVSRLKGAPVMATDLRASVSLVIAGLAAEGETMVSRVYHLDRGFERLEEKLTRCGAHVERVSD
- a CDS encoding cold-shock protein produces the protein MATGTVKWFNSTKGFGFIQPDDGSPDVFVHISAVQRAGLSGLNEGQQISYELTRDRKTGKSSADNLQAK